Proteins encoded by one window of Girardinichthys multiradiatus isolate DD_20200921_A chromosome 14, DD_fGirMul_XY1, whole genome shotgun sequence:
- the LOC124880198 gene encoding E3 ubiquitin-protein ligase dbl4-like, which yields MSSKTKTKCYNLSDPSILFVNEEDQFDFLCEGFPSPRARMSCGHVVTPMSLTKWCEHLMKKGETRFVCGQSGCNAVWPYQEVCKMALLTPEEMDYFEKTMALNAVARNPNSKFCPGCTSPVSRGISSNLYVCCKVCSLKTGRTFAFCWQCLREWKGQQPRSDRCENDDCHNSALKTLRDCPEVQIQTVKGAKGCPSVRACPTCGSLLQHTGKGCKNVSCPRCKILFCFGCLKNTNECRTTGNHNVYGTCSSGIAPRQTSIPVWK from the exons ATGAGttctaaaactaaaactaagtGTTATAACCTGAGCGACCCTTCAATCCTATTTGTGAATGAAGAGGATCAGTTTGACT ttttgtgtGAAGGTTTCCCATCTCCAAGAGCTCGGATGTCCTGCGGACATGTGGTGACCCCGATGTCTCTGACAAAGTGGTGTGAACATCTGATGAAAAAG GGGGAAACCAGGTTTGTGTGTGGCCAGTCTGGCTGTAATGCTGTGTGGCCCTATCAGGAGGTCTGTAAAATGGCCCTCCTGACCCCTGAAGAAATGGACTACTTTGAGAAAACCATGGCCCTGAATGCTGTCGCCAGAAATCCTAACTCTAAGTTT TGTCCAGGATGTACGTCTCCTGTGTCCAGAGGGATCAGCTCAAACCTTTATGTCTGCTGCAAAGTGTGCTCATTAAAGACAGGACGCACCTTTGCATTCTGCTGGCAGTGTTTGAGGGAGTGGAAAGGTCAACAGCCTCGATCTGACCGCTGTGAAAATGATGACTGCCACAATTCTGCCTTGAAGACACTGAGAGATTGTCCAGAAGTCCAAATTCAGACTGTGAAAGGAGCCAAAGGGTGTCCGTCGGTCCGTGCCTGTCCCACCTGCGGCTCACTGCTGCAGCACACAGGGAAAGGATGTAAAAACGTTTCATGCCCCCGTTGTaagatattgttttgttttgggtgcCTGAAAAACACTAATGAATGTAGGACGACAGGAAACCACAATGTTTATGGAACATGCTCCAGTGGCATTGCCCCTAGACAGACATCTATACCTGTGTGGAAGTGA
- the LOC124880197 gene encoding ubiquitin carboxyl-terminal hydrolase 47-like isoform X2 encodes MKQDIKYHGLKNQGATCYLNSVLQVLFMTTEFREAVERCSKHSEDALDVQLHTLFESLKKKTSETTEVTRKLGIEKVIEQHDAGQYFEKILSLVSNEASKIFEGHLIHRTICCKCDSETEDDVPFWFLSLPLMDSSDKHYSVVDGIREFLKDAEFDGDDQLYCENCDDKCDTTVKYELRHHPEVLMLLLKRFEYQYMSYTKDSRAVDVYYTINIPETYELYALVEHFGTLKGGHYKAKIKPQDEDRWYEFNDSSVTLLHNMSHRNKSEKSRSAHLLFYRKKNTGTQDKENKVEEGRRKLKDDDLGENDHLMKKRKTTSDSTLVHRQTGHEVTTCSTGHSDQDSNQETAASNTEAYIQGRLRLRRSWRLYVWLLLVFVFGIFLLVIAMKI; translated from the exons ATGAAACAAG ACATTAAGTACCATGGATTGAAAAACCAAGGAGCAACATGTTACCTGAACAGTGTCCTGCAGGTTCTGTTTATGACCACAGAGTTCAGAGAGGCTGTAGAAAG ATGTTCAAAACATAGTGAAGATGCCCTTGATGTTCAGCTCCACACTTTATTtgaaagtttaaagaaaaaaacatcagaaaccACAGAAGTCACAAGGAAGCTGGGAATTGAAAAGG TGAttgaacagcatgatgctggtcAGTACTTTGAGAAGATTTTATCTCTGGTCAGCAACGAAGCATCAAAG ATATTCGAAGGACACCTGATCCACAGGACTATTTGTTGTAAATGTGACTCAGAAACTGAAGACGATGTGCCATTTTGGTTTCTTTCTCTCCCTCTGATGGATTCTAGTGATAAACACTACAGTGTG GTGGACGGCATTCGGGAGTTTTTAAAGGATGCAGAATTTGATGGAGACGACCAGCTGTACTGTGAAAACTGTGATGACAAATGTGACACTACTGTT AAATATGAACTAAGGCATCATCCAGAGGTTTTGATGTTGCTGCTGAAGAGGTTTGAATACCAGTACATGTCATACACGAAAGACAGCCGCGCTGTGGATGTTTACTACACCATCAACATACCTGAG ACGTATGAACTGTACGCGTTGGTGGAACACTTTGGGACTCTGAAAGGTGGACATTATAAAGCAAAAATCAAGCCCCAGGATGAAGACAGATGGTATGAGTTCAATGACTCCAGTGTTACGTTG CTTCATAACATGTCCCACAGAAATAAGTCTGAGAA ATCCCGAAGTGCCCATCTTCTGTTTTACAGAAAGAAAA ATACTGGTACACAAGATAAAGAAAACAAGGTTGAAGAAGGTAGGAGAAAATTGAAAGATGATGACCTGGGTGAAAACGATCATCTGATGAAGAAGAGAAAAACGACTTCAGACAGCACTTTAGTCCACAG gcagacaggacaTGAGGTGacgacatgcagcacaggtcacaGTGACCAGGACTCGAACCAGGAGACAGCTGCATCAAACACTGAAGCCTACATACAAGGGCGCCTACGCCTGCGCCGCTCCTGGCGTTTGTATGTTTGGTTGTtacttgtttttgtatttggaaTATTCCTGCTTGTTATTGCCATGAAGATCTAA
- the LOC124880197 gene encoding ubiquitin carboxyl-terminal hydrolase 47-like isoform X1, whose product MKQDIKYHGLKNQGATCYLNSVLQVLFMTTEFREAVERCSKHSEDALDVQLHTLFESLKKKTSETTEVTRKLGIEKVIEQHDAGQYFEKILSLVSNEASKIFEGHLIHRTICCKCDSETEDDVPFWFLSLPLMDSSDKHYSVVDGIREFLKDAEFDGDDQLYCENCDDKCDTTVKYELRHHPEVLMLLLKRFEYQYMSYTKDSRAVDVYYTINIPETYELYALVEHFGTLKGGHYKAKIKPQDEDRWYEFNDSSVTLLHNMSHRNKSEKSRSAHLLFYRKKNTGTQDKENKVEEGRRKLKDDDLGENDHLMKKRKTTSDSTLVHSRQTGHEVTTCSTGHSDQDSNQETAASNTEAYIQGRLRLRRSWRLYVWLLLVFVFGIFLLVIAMKI is encoded by the exons ATGAAACAAG ACATTAAGTACCATGGATTGAAAAACCAAGGAGCAACATGTTACCTGAACAGTGTCCTGCAGGTTCTGTTTATGACCACAGAGTTCAGAGAGGCTGTAGAAAG ATGTTCAAAACATAGTGAAGATGCCCTTGATGTTCAGCTCCACACTTTATTtgaaagtttaaagaaaaaaacatcagaaaccACAGAAGTCACAAGGAAGCTGGGAATTGAAAAGG TGAttgaacagcatgatgctggtcAGTACTTTGAGAAGATTTTATCTCTGGTCAGCAACGAAGCATCAAAG ATATTCGAAGGACACCTGATCCACAGGACTATTTGTTGTAAATGTGACTCAGAAACTGAAGACGATGTGCCATTTTGGTTTCTTTCTCTCCCTCTGATGGATTCTAGTGATAAACACTACAGTGTG GTGGACGGCATTCGGGAGTTTTTAAAGGATGCAGAATTTGATGGAGACGACCAGCTGTACTGTGAAAACTGTGATGACAAATGTGACACTACTGTT AAATATGAACTAAGGCATCATCCAGAGGTTTTGATGTTGCTGCTGAAGAGGTTTGAATACCAGTACATGTCATACACGAAAGACAGCCGCGCTGTGGATGTTTACTACACCATCAACATACCTGAG ACGTATGAACTGTACGCGTTGGTGGAACACTTTGGGACTCTGAAAGGTGGACATTATAAAGCAAAAATCAAGCCCCAGGATGAAGACAGATGGTATGAGTTCAATGACTCCAGTGTTACGTTG CTTCATAACATGTCCCACAGAAATAAGTCTGAGAA ATCCCGAAGTGCCCATCTTCTGTTTTACAGAAAGAAAA ATACTGGTACACAAGATAAAGAAAACAAGGTTGAAGAAGGTAGGAGAAAATTGAAAGATGATGACCTGGGTGAAAACGATCATCTGATGAAGAAGAGAAAAACGACTTCAGACAGCACTTTAGTCCACAG taggcagacaggacaTGAGGTGacgacatgcagcacaggtcacaGTGACCAGGACTCGAACCAGGAGACAGCTGCATCAAACACTGAAGCCTACATACAAGGGCGCCTACGCCTGCGCCGCTCCTGGCGTTTGTATGTTTGGTTGTtacttgtttttgtatttggaaTATTCCTGCTTGTTATTGCCATGAAGATCTAA